GACTGCACCACCACCGGGTGGGAAGAGCCGACGGCCACCCCGCCCACCATCACGGTGGGAGTGGACCGGCGCACCGCGACTGTCATGGGAGTGCTCGCGTCAGGCGAGGCCGAGCTGCGAGACAAACCGATCCCATTCGGCGGGAGTGACCACGCCTTCGCGACGCAGCGGCTCCAGCGCGGCCATGATCTCGGCGCGGCTCCCGGAGATGCGGCGATCGCGCAGTTCGCCGATCATCCGGGCGAACTTGTGCTCGTATTCGTTCTGCTTGAGCTCGCCGGCCTTGAAGGCAGCAGACAGCTTCTTGAGCTCGGCGGCGGCGCGGTCGGGGGAGATCGATGTCAGCGGGGCGTCGGGCATTTCGGCTCCTGGAATTCCGGGAAAGCCCAAATCTAAGCATCCCGGCGGATAGGCGTGAACCGGGTGCGGCCGGTCACGACGAGGCGATCGGGAAGGCGATCGTGGTTCCGTCGGCTGCGACGTCGATGGAGCCGCGATGCGCCTCGATGATCCGCCGGGCGAGCGCCACGTCGGCGTCGAGCGTCGGCGGCGCCGCGCGCCGCAGCTCGATCCTGACGCTACCGCGCGCCGCGCCCGTACCAATCGTCATCGCCGATCCGGGGACGGCATGGCGGACCACGTGTCGCAGGAGGAGGTCGAGCGCCTGCTGCAGCCGGATCCGATCGCCGATGATCCGCGGCAGCCCCGGCGCCGACTCGATCGTGAGTGAGACGCCACCCTTCCGGGCGTCGGCCTCGAGCTGGGGACGGAGGCTCTGCAGCAGGTCGCCGACGCGCAGGCGATCGCGGCGCACTGTGAGCGCACCACGGTCGAGGAGTGCGATCTCCTGCAACCGTGCCAGCTCGGTCTCGGCCGCAGCAGTGCCGGCGCGCGCCGCTTCGAGCATCTCATCCTGATTGTCGTTCAGCGGTCCGAAATGCTGTTCGAGGAGGATGTGCAGCGCGACGCGAGCGTCGTCGAGTTGGCGCCGGATCGCTGCCACGCTCTCGTCAATCAGGACCGCATGCTCCTGCACCTGCTCGGCGGCACGGCGTTCACGCTCGCGCACCCCCGCTTCCGCCATGGTGACCGCGCTGCTCAGGTGATCGACGACGTCCTCGATGGAATCGAGTTCATCCGGTGTGGCGCCAGTCGCCGGCAACGCCGCGGTCCGCACCACGCCGAGCGGCGTCATTCTCCCGTCCCCGCGGGCGCGCGCCCCGGCCAAGCGTTCGATGCGGCGAGTGACGTACCGCGTGTTCTGCCACGCGAGGGCGAGCGATCCGAGCGCGGAGACCGCGGCGGCCACGACAACCCACTCCGGCGCGGCGCGATGGTAGTGCCCCCAGTAGGCGAGGCCCGCAACGGTGAACACCCCGATGATCGCCGGAACGACCGCGAGGAAGAGGCGCTGCGAGATTCTCACGGCTCGGCCCGCGCATTCGCCAGGGACACGACCAGCACGTCGAGCCCCTGCGCGTTGCGCGTCAGCTGCTCGACGATCGACCGCCGGGTAAGATGATGCCACCAGCTGCTGCGTGACTGTCCCGCAACGATGAGGGTCACGCCGCGTTCGCGGGCAAAGGCGAGGATCGAGCCGGCGACGTCGGCCGACTCGAGCTTCACCACTTCGGCGCCCATCCCCTGCGCGCGCTGGATGTTCTCGACCAGCTTGCGCTGTACCACGGCGTCGATGCGCGCGGCACTCTCCTCCGGCGTCTGCACATGGACGCAATACCAGTCGCGGTTGAGGCGGCCCGCGATGCGGCTTCCCTTCCGCAGCAGGATCGTGGTGTACTTCGGATGACTCGACATCGCGACGAGGATCCGGTCGACGGCACTCCGGTCGCTCCGTTTGCCGGCCGGCGACGCGACCGCGCCGCTGGTGATGGCGTCGCGGGTGCGATCGACCGAACTCGCGACCTCGCGAAGCGCGAGTTCACGCAGCGTGGCGAGGTTCTCTTCGGTGAAGAACGACGTCAGCGCGGTGGCGACCTTGTCGGGAGTGTAGATCTTCCCGTCGAGGAGCCGTTGGCGGAGGTCTTCGGCCGAGATGTCGAGGTTGATGACCTGGTCGGCGAGAGAGACCACCCAGTCGGGGACGGTTTCGCGAACGGTGACACCGAGCGTCTTCTGCAGGACGTCGTTGAGCGATTCGAGATGCTGCACATTGAGCGCGGAGATGACGCTGATCCCCTCGTCGAGGAGGACCACAACATCTTCCCATCGCTTCGCGCGTCCGGCGCCGGGGACATTGCTGTGGGCCAGCTCGTCGACGATCGCGACCTGCGGGCGCCGCGCCAGAATTGCGGCGACATCCATCTCCTCGAGGGTCACGCCGCGATACTCGATCCGGCGCCGCGGAATCACCTCAAGGTCGCGCAGCTGTGCTGTGGTCTCGACACGGCCGTGCGTTTCGACGTAACCGATCACGACATCGACGCCGCGAGCGCGAAGCTGGTGCGCTTCGGTGAGCATCCGGAAGGTCTTGCCGGTGCCGGCGGCGGAACCGATGTAGAGCTTGAGCTTGCCGCGCTCGCGGGCCTGGACGAGATCGGCGAATGACATTTCGCCGGGCGAGGGTCGAGGAGGCGGCGCCATCAGAACTTCACCAGCGTGCCAAGTTGAGCCGCGTCGACCTCATGGGCGCGTCCCGATCGGCCGCATCATGCCGTCGAGCGCGACGTTGAGGAGAAGGACATTGACGCGCGGCTCGCCGAAGAATCCGAACTGCCGCCCGATGACGTGCCGATCAACGAGCGCGCGAACCGCCGTGCTGTCGATGCCGCGCGCCCGGGCAACGCGAGCAACCTGCAGATAGGCATTGGCAGGCGAGATGTCGGGATCGAGGCCGGATCCGGAACTGGTGACCATGTCGGCCGGGATCTTCCCGCGCACGGCGCCGTCATCCCTCACCGCCGTCGCGACCGCACCGGCAATCAGCGTATCGGCGAGCTTTCGGTCGGTCGGTCCCTTGTTGGTGCCACCCGACGCAGTGGCGTCATAGCCATTTCCCGCCGCCGACGGCCGCGGATGGAAGTACTCCGGCCGGGTGAACGCCTGGCCGATCAGCGCACTTCCCACCACGCGCCCGTTGACGACAACGAGTGACCCGTTCGCCTGGCGCGGAAAGACCAGCTGGGCGAGTCCGGTCACGACGCCGGGATAGACCACGCCGGTGAGGATGCAGAGCACCAGTGTCATCACGATCGCGGGACGAAGCTGGCGCATCATCTCAGACCAGCCTGAGCGAGACGAGGACGACGTCGAGGATCTTGATGCCGGCGAACGGCACGAGGATGCCGCCAACACCGTAGATCCAGAGATTGCGGCGGAGGATCGCCGCGGCGCCGGTGGGGCGATAGCGGACGCCGCGAAGCGCCAGCGGAATCAGCGCCACGATGATCAGCGCGTTGAAGATCACGCTGGCGAGGATCGCCGACTCCGGCGAATGCAGCCGCATGACGTTCAGGGTATTCAATACCGGATAGGTCGCCGCGAACATTGCCGGGATGATGGCAAAGTACTTCGCCACGTCGTTCGCGATCGAAAAGGTCGTCAGCGATCCGCGGGTCATCAGCAGTTGCTTTCCGATCTCGACGATCTCGATGAGCTTGGTCGGATTCGAATCGAGATCGACCATGTTGCCGGCTTCGCGCGCCGCCTGGGTGCCGGTGTTCATCGCGACGCCGACATCGGCCTGTGCCAGCGCCGGCGCGTCGTTGGTACCGTCGCCGGTCATCGCAACGAGGCGGCCCCCCAGCTGTTCGCGTCGGATCAGCGCCAGCTTGTCTTCCGGCCGTGCCTCGGCGAGAAAATCATCGACGCCGGCTTCCTGCGCGATCGCTGCGGCGGTGAGCGGATTGTCGCCGGTGATCATCACGGTGCGGATCCCCATCGCTCGCAGCCGGTCGAACCGCTCGCGCATCCCGCCCTTGACGATGTCCTTGAGATAGACGACGCCGAGCATTCGCGCAGAACCGTCGCTTCGCTCGGCGACGACCAGTGGCGTCCCTCCTTCGCGTGCGATCTGCTCGACGATTCCGACCATCTCTACCGGCACCGTTCCGCCACCGTCCTGGACCCAGCGGGTGATGGCGTCACCTGCACCCTTGCGAAGCTGCACCGCCCCCATGTCGACGCCGCTCATCCGCGTCGACGCCGAGAACGGGACGAAGGTCATCGGTTGGTGATTCGCCGTCTCGCCAACAGGGCGGCCGCGGAGGTGGAACGCTTCCTTGGCAAGGACCACGATGCTTCGTCCTTCGGGCGTCTCGTCGGGAAGCGACGCGAGTTGTGCCCGATCGGCGAGCTGTTCGCGCGTGATCCCCTGCACCGGCCGGAATTCGACCGCCTGCCTGTTGCCGAGGGTGATCGTGCCGGTCTTGTCGAGGAGGAGCGTGTTGACGTCCCCCGCTGCTTCCACAGCGCGGCCGCTGGTGGCGATGACGTTCTGCTGGATCATCCGATCCATCCCGGCGATCCCGATCGCCGAGAGGAGGCCGCCGATCGTGGTCGGGATGAGGCAGACGAGGAGCGAGATCAGGA
This region of Gemmatimonadales bacterium genomic DNA includes:
- the kdpC gene encoding potassium-transporting ATPase subunit KdpC, giving the protein MRQLRPAIVMTLVLCILTGVVYPGVVTGLAQLVFPRQANGSLVVVNGRVVGSALIGQAFTRPEYFHPRPSAAGNGYDATASGGTNKGPTDRKLADTLIAGAVATAVRDDGAVRGKIPADMVTSSGSGLDPDISPANAYLQVARVARARGIDSTAVRALVDRHVIGRQFGFFGEPRVNVLLLNVALDGMMRPIGTRP
- a CDS encoding universal stress protein, whose translation is MAPPPRPSPGEMSFADLVQARERGKLKLYIGSAAGTGKTFRMLTEAHQLRARGVDVVIGYVETHGRVETTAQLRDLEVIPRRRIEYRGVTLEEMDVAAILARRPQVAIVDELAHSNVPGAGRAKRWEDVVVLLDEGISVISALNVQHLESLNDVLQKTLGVTVRETVPDWVVSLADQVINLDISAEDLRQRLLDGKIYTPDKVATALTSFFTEENLATLRELALREVASSVDRTRDAITSGAVASPAGKRSDRSAVDRILVAMSSHPKYTTILLRKGSRIAGRLNRDWYCVHVQTPEESAARIDAVVQRKLVENIQRAQGMGAEVVKLESADVAGSILAFARERGVTLIVAGQSRSSWWHHLTRRSIVEQLTRNAQGLDVLVVSLANARAEP
- the kdpB gene encoding potassium-transporting ATPase subunit KdpB; protein product: MAVATRPLFDSPIVRRAMRDAVGKLTPRHMIRNPVMFVVLIGSIVTTAILVRDVAGGRGHTGFTVQIAIWLWFTVLFANFAEAMAEGRGKAQADALRKSRRETQAKRLADPLRHDRFTAVSASQLRAGDVVVCHPGDLIPGDGEVIEGVASVDESAITGESAPVVRESGGDRSAVTGGTKVLSDFLVIRITANPGETFLDRMIALVEGARRQKTPNEIALTILLSGLTIIFLLAVVTLQPFAVHSGGAVAIPVLISLLVCLIPTTIGGLLSAIGIAGMDRMIQQNVIATSGRAVEAAGDVNTLLLDKTGTITLGNRQAVEFRPVQGITREQLADRAQLASLPDETPEGRSIVVLAKEAFHLRGRPVGETANHQPMTFVPFSASTRMSGVDMGAVQLRKGAGDAITRWVQDGGGTVPVEMVGIVEQIAREGGTPLVVAERSDGSARMLGVVYLKDIVKGGMRERFDRLRAMGIRTVMITGDNPLTAAAIAQEAGVDDFLAEARPEDKLALIRREQLGGRLVAMTGDGTNDAPALAQADVGVAMNTGTQAAREAGNMVDLDSNPTKLIEIVEIGKQLLMTRGSLTTFSIANDVAKYFAIIPAMFAATYPVLNTLNVMRLHSPESAILASVIFNALIIVALIPLALRGVRYRPTGAAAILRRNLWIYGVGGILVPFAGIKILDVVLVSLRLV